The genomic segment GTCGCGGGCGATCACCAGTCGGGTGGCCTGGGCGATCCGGCCGGCGTCATCCGGTGTGGCGGCTAGCACGCGCCCGGCCAGCGCCCGCGCCGCCTCGACGTAGGTCGTATCGTTCAGCGTGGCGAGTGCCTGGAGCGGCGTATTGGTGCGGACCTGCTTGACCGTACACGTCTGCCGCGTGGCCGTGTCGAAAAACTCGGTCGGGGCGATGATTCGCCGCCAGAACGTGTATAGGCTCCGGCGGTAGAGGGCGTCGCCGTGGTCCTGGGTGTACCGCTTTTGGCCGAACGTCGCTTCCTCCCACACGCCCGACGGCTGATACCCGTTCACGCCCACGCCGCCCATCGTACCGACGAGTAGCCCGCTCGCCGCCAGCGCCTGATCGCGGATCATCCACGACGGCATCCGCGATCGCGGCCCGCGGGCGAGCAGCCGGTTCAGCGGGTCGCGCTCGGCCAGCACGGGCGTCACCTTCGACGACTGGCGGTACGCGGAACTCGTCACGATTAATCGGAGGAGGTGCTTGACCGACCACGCCGCGGGCGCGGGGCCGGTCGCGGCCGTCGGGTTCACGAACTCGGTCGCCAGCCAGTCGAGCAATTCCTGGTTCACCGGCCGCTCGCCCTGGACGCCGAAGTCCTCGACCGTCTTCACCAAACCAGTCCCGAACACCTGCTGCCAGTACCGGTTCACCGTCACCCGCGCAGTGAGCGGGTTGTCGGGCGAGACGAGCCACCTGGCCAAGGCGAGGCGGTTCCGCGGCACACCGGCGGGGAGACCGCCGAGGACCGCCGGGACCACGGCCGAAACCTTGTCGGCCGGCTTATTGTACAAGCCCTTGGTGAGCAGGAATGTGTCCCGCGGGGTCGATTGGTCTTCCATCACCATGACCCGCGGAACCTTGCGGTTCAAGTCATCGCGGGTGCCGACGTACCGCGACAGATCGGCGAGCAATTCGCCGTACGTTTGCTCGCGTGGAGCGAACTGTTTTTCAAGCTTCCCGAGTTGGTCGCGGGACCGGTCAGTCGGCCGGCGGGCCAGAGCATCTTTGATTTCTTTGGGCACATCCTTCACTTTGACCGCGTCCGAAGCCGGCTTGCCCTTCTCGCGGGAGAACAGGATCGCTTCCAGGGCGTCGAGCTTTCCGGACGTCGCGGCGATTTTCTCGCCGACGTCTTTTAGTTTCGCGTCGTCCTCCGGTGTGCGAAGTTCGACGACAGGCGCGGTCTGTGGGTTGCCGCCGCCGCCGTTGACCGCCGTCTGGTTGAAGAATGCGAACAGCCCGTAATACTCTTTTTGGGCTAGCGGGTCGAACTTGTGGTCATGGCACCGGCAGCAGTTGAAGGTGAGCCCCAGCCAGACGGTGCCGGTGGTCTCGGCCATGTCCATCACGTAGTCGATCCGGTTCTCTTCCGCGATGCGGCCGCCTTCGCCGTTGATCATGTGGTTGCGAAGAAAGCCGGTCGCGAGTTTCTGCTCGGTGGTGGCGTTCGGGAGTTGGTCGCCCGCGAGCTGCCAGACGGTGAACTGGTCGAACGGCATGTCCGCGTTCAGCGCCCTGACTACCCAGTCCCGCCACGGCCACATCGTCCGCTCGCCATCGCCCTGGTAACCGTTGCTGTCCGCGTACCGGGCGGCGTCCAACCACTCCCACGCCATGCGCTCGCCGTACCGCGGCGAAGCGAGCAGGCGGTCGACGACCTTCTCGTAAGCGTCGGGCGACTGGTCCGCGAGAAAGTCCGCGACTTCTTTCGGCGTCGGCGGCAGGCCGGTCAGTTCGAGCGTGACGCGGCGGATGAGGGTTTGCTTTGCCGCTTCAGTGTTCGGCGCGAGTCCTTCGCGGTCGAGTTTCGCGAGAACGAAGGCATCGATCGGGTTGCGGACGACAAACTTCGGGTTCGCGACCGACGGCACAGCCGGTCGTTCCACCTTCTCGAACGCCCAGTGTTTGCCCCAATCGGCACCTTGATCGACCCAGGTCTTGAGGGTGTCGATTTGCTTCGCGGTGAGCGTTTTCTTGGACCTGGGCGGCGGCATGACTTCATCCGCGTCGCCCGTGACGAGCCGGCGGATCAGTTCGCTCTCCCGGCTCTTCCCGGGAACGATGACCGGGTCTTTTTTGCGCAGTGCGGCGTCCTTGGTGTCGAGCCGCAGGTCGGCTTTCCGCGCCTTGGCGTCCGGCCCGTGACACTGGAAGCAAGCGTCCGAGAGGATCGGCAGCACGTCTCGGGCGAAGGAGACTTTCGGGTCCGCTGCCCGCGCCGGGGCGAGCGCGAGGGCGAGGGCGAGGAGCGCGAGCGAGAGAATGTGGCGCATGGTGAATAGGGCAAGGAGCGAGGGCGGGTCTGTGTACCGCAGTGGATTCCGGTCGTAGACGCCATGATTCTCAAGGCTGCTTCTTTTGACGATTCCGACGTGGCGCGGGCTTTTCCAGCAATTCCTCCCAGCTGCTCACGACAGCAATTCGGGTACACAATTCTTCGAGTTTGGACAACTCGTGGATTTGGTCAATGGCCTGCTCGGTCCGCGCGCCCAGCTCGCCGAGTTTGCTTTCTCCGAAGATACGTAGTAGCTTGCGAGCCTCGATTGCTGCTCCCTTTTCCATCCCCTCTTCCATCCCCTCTTCCCTCCCTTCTTCCCTCCCTTCTTCCCTCCCCTTCCTTAATCCCTCTTCCCTTCCCTCTTTCAGAATGACTTGGTAGGTCGCGGATTCGCGCATGGAAACAACTCCTCGGAACAGTTTCGCGGCCATTGCGGGCGAGTACCGAAGGCCGGCCAAAATGTAGGCTGATGCCCAAATTACCGGCGCTTCATCGCGAGCCCCAGGGGCGCTCAGCAAGTCCGCCATCCTCTCTATTATGCCCGGGAGTTCCGGCTCTGTCACTGCGCTGATGGGCGCCAAGGGCAGTAAAGCGAGACCACCCGAGAGGCGCGCGTTCGGCGTCAGCAGCCACACCCGAATCACGTCGTACCCGAACTCCAGGTAACGCTTTTTCCGGGAGAACTGGCGGACATAGGTGCCCGTGAGCTGCGGGGAATCGGATTCGGGTCGGAGCAACACGACAACACTCTGAACGAGCAACTTGTGGCGGAGGTCCAGGAGCGCGTTGCGGGCGTGGATTTTGGCCGGGAGCATGGCCGCGTCGTGGCCGGCGACGAATTCCAGGTGTAGCAGGTAGGGCGGGTCGGCGCGGACCCGAAGAACCTTGTCGGCGGCCCCCGAAACGGTGGCGATATCGGAATCGATGATCTCGGTGGGCCCGGGGTTCCCGAAGAAGGCAGGCCAGGACTCGGGAGCCGTTTCGGCCAGAGCCTTGAGGGTCGGGTCGTAAGGCTTGCTCGTCACGGTCGCCTCCCCCGGCCGGTGGTGCGTGATCGCGATGTCCTATTTTGGTTCCCGCCGCTCCGGCAGTTGCACGGCCATCGCCAGGGCGACTCCGGCGAGTAGCACGGTCACGCAACTCAGTCCCAGACTGAGCAGGTGCCAGGCGGCGAAAGCTTCTTTCGCCGCCGCGGCCGTGGCGGCGTCGGGGTGGAACCGTTCGAGCCGCAACTGGCTGACGTAATTCGAGAGCGGCCACCCGACGGCTACGCACGCCGTGGCCAGCGCCAGAACGGCTACTCGCAACTTGTGTATGCGGCGGCCCCCGTCCGCGGCGCACCACCCGAAAGCGGTCACCAGGGCCATCCCGGCACACACCGATTGCATCAAAAAGTATTTCGGGAAAACCGGCCCGACCGCCGCGCCCGCCAAGGCCGACGCGAGCGCTTTCTTTTCCTCTTCGCTGGCGGTGACCGGGGCGATCGATTGGTACGCGGTCCGGTCGGACGGGCCGTCGGCTGCGACCGTTCGGAAGGACTCGAAAATGGCCGGGGCGGCCACGAAGTTGAAGAACCCCGCGCCCCCGAACCACATCCCGAGAGCCAGGATGTGTATCCCCTTCGCCAGCTTGTCCCGCATCGGCCCGTCCCCGATCTGGTTTTCCGTGCCGGCCAACAGCCGGCGAATGTTCGCCCTGTGTTTAACGACAACGACCGCCACCCCGACGATCAAAAACGCCGTAATTGTCAATTGCCCGCGGCCGAATGGGTCCGGAGACGCGGCCAGCCACACGATGACCAGAGCGGCCGCGGCACAGAGTGAGGCGAGCGACACGTAGCGGGTGGCGAGGGCGACCGTGGCCCACGCGGCGACGGCCGCAGCGGCTGGTATGGGGACCAGCACGCAAACGGCCCCGGCTCCCGTGGCCACGCCCTTCCCCCCCCGGAAACCGAGGAAGACGGGGAACAGGTGCCCGAGAAATGCCAAGGCCGCCGCGCCGACGCGGAGGAAGGCCGCCGCGCCGGCGTCGGTCGCGGCGTCCGGGTCGATGGCTCGGGCTAACGGAACGACGGCCGCGACCGGCCCCGCCCCTTTCAAAAAATCGAGTGCGAACACGAGGACGCCGTACTTGCGCCCGAGCGTGCGGGCGACGTTGGTCGCCCCGATGTTCCCGCTGCCCGCTTTAAATAAATCGACGCCCCGCGCCCGGGCCACGAGGTAGCCGAACGGCACCGCGCCGACCAGATAGGCTCCGACGCAAAGAAGTGTGTCGAGAACGGCAGGCGGCATGGTCGGCTCGGGGTGCCCGGCGGGAAACGGCGGCAGGTCGTCCGGGTAAGATATGAGTACCCGGACGAACTGCCTCAACGCGGGCGGAGCCGATTCAAGAATTACGAGCGGTCGTCGGCGGACGGCAAACGGTCCCGGGGGGCGTCGAGAACCTCACGAACTTTCTGGGCCAGCGTGACGATGTTGAACGGTTTCCGGATGAAGTCGACGCGGCGGGATTCGATGTCGTGGCGGACGAGTCCGTCATTCGTGTACCCGGACATGAACAACACCCGGACCCCCGCGTTCGCCCCCTCCAACTGTTTGGCCAGCTCCCGCCCGCCGACGCGGGGCATGACCACATCCGTGAGGACGAGGTCGACCCGCTGCCCGATCCGGCCGTACGTCTCGATCGCTTGCTGCCCGTCGGCCGCGACCAGGACCGTGTACCCGAGCCGTTCGAGGAAGCGCTGGGCGAGCCGGCGCAGCCCGTCTTCGTCTTCGACGACGAGGATGGTTTCCGTCCCGCGCGGTGTGGCGCGGGTGTCGCCCGCCGGACTCTCGCGGGGCGGACTGTGGGAGACCGCCGGGAGGTAGACGCGGACCATCGTCCCGGCCCCGAACCGGCTCTCGACGTCGATGTGGCCCCCGTGCCCACGAACGATCCCGTAGGCCGTCGCCAGCCCCAGGCCGGACCCGTGGCCGTCCGGCTTGGTCGTGAAAAACGGCTCGAACAGGTGGGCTACCACGTCGTCGGTCATCCCGCACCCGGCGTCGGACACGGTCAGCCGGACGTACGAGCCGGGCCGCAAGTTGGGCGGGCGGCGCGTACCGTCGTTCGCGTCGAACACTTCCCGGGCCGTTTCGATGCGCAACCGCCCGCCGGTCGGCATCGCGTCCCGGGCGTTCACGGCCAGGTTGAGGATCACCTGCCCCAACTGGCCCGGGTCGGCCTTCACCCACATCGGGTCGCGGGTCAGGTCGGCGACCAGGTCGACGTCCTCGCCGATCGTCCGCCGGAGCATCTTCTCCATGTCGTTGACGAGGACGTTGACGTCGAGCAGTTTTTGCTGGAGGAACTGTTTCCGGCTGAACGCGAGCAGTTGCCCGGTAAGCGCGGCGGCCCGCTCGCCGGCCGTCCCGATCTCCTCGACCAGGACCCGGCACGGGGAGTCGTCCGGGAGTGTACTCAGCGCCAGATCGCAGTTCCCGTTGATGACAGTCAACAAGTTGTTGAAGTCGTGCGCGACCCCGCCCGCCAGGCGCCCGATCGCTTCCATCTTTTGGGACTGCCGCAGCTGCTCTTCGAGCCGCTTCTGCTCGGTCACGTCGAAGTACGTACCGACGACCCCGACCACCATTCCGCTCGTGTCGCGGAGGGGCACCTTGCTGGTTATCAGGTTCGCTTTCTGCCCGCCCGCCCGCGTCTGCGTCTCCTCGATATTTAGCAACGGGACGCCGGTTTCCATGACCTTGCGGTCGCACGCCTGGTAGAAAGCGGCCTCTTCCGCCTCGACCGGCAGGTCGTGGTCCGTTCGCCCGACCAACTGGGCTGTGGTCGGCAGGCCGTGGTCGCGGGCGACCCGGTCGTTCCCCCCGAGGAAAACCGAGTTGCGGTCCTTCCAGAAGACGCCGCAGGGGATGTGGGCGATGACGCTTTGAAGGAGTTCCTCGCGGTCCCGGATGCGGGCCTCGTCCCGCCGCCGCTCGACGGCGACAGCCACCAGATCGGTCGCCACCTCGATCAGGCGGAGTTCGTGCGGCGACGGGGACCGGGGCACGCGGTAATACATGCCGAACGTCGCGAGAACCCGCTTGTCCCGCCCGAAGACCGGGGTCGACCAGCACGACCGTAAGCCGTGGCCGAGCGCGAGATCCCGGTAGTCGGCCCAGAGCGGGTCGGTGGCGATGTCGGTCACGATGACCTGCCGCTGCCGCCAGGCGGCCGTCCCGCAGGAGCCGACGTTGGGGCCGATTTCCACCCCGTTGATGGCCCGATGGTACTCGGCCGGTAGACTCGGGCCGGTCGCCTGGCACAGCGTTTTGCCGTCCTCGCTCAATAACAGCACGGAACACAACATGCCTTCGGCCTGCCCCTCCAGGGCGACTGTCAAAACTGTCAATATTTGGACAAGCGGTGTCGACGTGGCGACAGATTCGAGGACGCTCTTTTGAATAGCCAGGAGGTTTTCGGACCGCTTATAGTCTTCGACGTCGGTGGCGGTAATGAACCATTTGTGCGGTTGTCCGTCCGGCCGCCGCTGCCGTAGACCGCGGAGTTTATGCCAACGGTACTCGCCATCGGCCCGCCGGACCCGGGCTTCAAACTCGAACGGGTGGCCCGTCTCGATCGCCTCTTCCCAAACGGCCCGGGCGGTCGGCAAGTCTCGCGCGAAGACGACCGACTGCCATCCCGTCCCGTGCGGCGGTGGCGCCCCGATTCCGAGTCCGGTGTACTCCGCGGTCGCCCGGTTGAAATAATCGTCCACTCCCCCCGGGCCGGTCACCCAGATCGGCTGCGGGACGGCGTCAACCGCAAGCCGGAAGTAGTCGTCGTGACTGCTGCCGGTCGGATAGGGAATGGTACGAAGCATGGCGGTTCCTTGGATTGCTTCCCGCGTGCCGTGTGGGGGAGAGTCACCGGCATCCGAGAGCGGCCACCTTCAAACGCACGATCGCAAAAAACCCTTCGCACGACTTCAAATAGAAGACACGCATCCGTTGAGCTAACCCGCGTGTGGGGCGACCACACACCGCGCCGCGGACAATGTCCGAAGTGGATGAATACGCCCGCCCGACAGTACTAAGTTGCTACAGCCCGGTTCGTTCGACAAAACTGACTCGCACAAAACTATCCGACGCGCGGGACTTCCCGCACGCGCTTACGAAATTTGAGGAAGATAACCGTACTGACTAACTGATTATCAGTGACCCACCGCTCGACTTTGCCGAGCAATAGACACGGTGCGGCTAGGAAATAACTCCCCATCCCTAAATCACGGGCGATTTGATCGGCAGGAATTATCTTTTGGGCCGTTGCCGGGCGTGCAGAAGGCACCGTATTATCTAATACAGAACTTTTTGAGATGAATCACGTCAATTCCGAGAAAAACTTCGGGCGGGTGGGCTGGAAATAACGTCGGGCTCATAGGATCTTACTTATCCTCATTTTTTGGCGTGTATAAAGCAATCTTACCTACTGCTTAATCTCAATATTCTTCTGCTCACTCAGGCGGCTCGTTTCGCCGCGCGGATTTCGCCGAACACGTCCAGCAGTGCCCGATAGTGCTGCTCGAATGTCCAGTGGTTGGCCGCGTAGCGAGCGGCTTGCGATGCCGACCGCCGATAGCCAGGATCGAGTACCTGATCGATCACGGCGGCGAAAGCCTGCGCGTCGTGCGGGTCGTCGATCACAAAACCCGTGGCCGGAACGGTCAGTAACTCGCTGGCCCCGTTGTACCGCGTCGTGATCACTGGCAATCCGCATGCCAAAGCTTCCAGGGCGACGAGCGAACACGGGTCGTAGAACGTCGGGTGGACCAGGAAGTCGGCGGCGAAGTACGCGTCCTTCGGGTCCGAGCGGAAGCCGAGGAACAGAAGGCGGTCGCCGACTCCGAGGCGGCGCGCGAGCCGTTCGTATTTGGCGAACTTCGGGTGCCCGACCACGGCGATCCGGAAGCGCCGATTGCGGGGAACGGCGGCGACCGCACGGATGAGCGGGGCGAGCCCCTTGAGCCGGTAGTTCATCGCCACGAACAGGCCGACCGGTTCGTCCGGCGACACCCCCCACGTATCCCGTTCGGCCTGCCGGCGTTTCGGCCGGTCCTCGGCCACGAACCGGAGCGGGTCGATCGCGCTGTGTACGACGCGGAGGGTGTCGGGCGCGACCCCATAGAACTGCTCGAAGTGCCCGCGAACCATCCGGCTGTTCACCACAATCAGGGGCTTTTTCGGCCCGAGGTACTGCTTGCGTTCCAGCTCGGCGAACGACCACGCCGCCGGGTCGAAGAGCTTTCCGGCCGCGGCCACGATCCTGGCGATGCGGGAATCGAATTTTAAGAGGTTGTGATGTCGGCTCGCGGCGTGTAACCCGCCCTGCGGGTAGAGTACGTCCTGCCCCCACGTCTTGTCGAACCCGACCGAGACGTCGTGCCGGGCGTGGGTCAGAGCCTCCGCGCACGCCGCCGCGAACAGCCACGGCCGCCGGAACCGTGGTCCTTTTGGTACGTCCAGGCGGTGGTAGTGGGTGGCGGCGGGCAGCGCCGCCGCGTCCCACCGGCAGGCGTACAGGTGGACGGCGTGGCCGTCGCGGGCGAGCCGCCGGGCGAGGTCGCCGATGTACGTCTCCGCGCCCCCGCGGGACGGCAGAACGGACTCGTAGCAGAGGGCAATATCCATTTCCGTCACCCCGCGATCCTCGCCCGGACCTTGGCGTTGTGCTGCTCGTACCGGCGCGCCCGCCTCCGGGCCACCCGCGCCACCCACTCAGGGGGCGGGGACGACCCGGACCAGTCGCCACCGCGGTAGAGCGCCCAAAACCGCCGCCGGTCGTCATCCGTGACGCCCGGCACGTCGAACGTCGAATACAGCAGCTGTCCGAGATCCTTCGCCTGCCACCACCACGCCCAGATTTTACGGTGTGCCAGGCGGTGGAAGTCGATCACCACGACCCGCCCGGCCCACTCGGTCGGGGACCGACCGATGTCGGCGTCCGCGACGTAAAAGTGGCACAGGTAAAGATCCTGGTGGAAGGCACCGCGGCGGTGGAATTCGCGGGACAACCGTGCGAGTTCGGCGAGCAGCCCGCGCTTCCACGTCACGAACGCCTCCGCCGGCATCCGATCCCGGGCGCGGGGGATGGCCTCGTGCAGCGGGAGCATGTCCGTGAGTTCCTCGGTCGCGAGGAAGCTCTGTAGCCGCCCCCACGGCCCGCGCAACTCGCCGACCGCCGCGGTCCGCGGGACGGGAATCCCGTTCGCCTGAGCCCAGGCCAGGTTCCGCCACTCTTCCAAACCCGGCGACCACGGCTGGGATGGGAACAGGGCCGCCAACAGTCCTAAGCGGCGTGGGAGGACGTAGTGGCGCTTCAAATAGACCACGAGCGTTCGTCCGCCCCGCGTCAGCGTCCACCGGCCGATCGATCTCCCCTGCTTGGCGTGGGCCCGGTCGGTGACCTCTTCCGACATGATTCGGGCCACCCACCCGGCCCCGGCCAGCGCGTCCCAGTCCGGGTCACTGTGGACGACCGACCGGCCGCGGGCCAGCCGACGCCAGGGCGTCGCGAAGTCGGGGGAGACCGTGCCGGCGATCGGAGTCGTGGGTGTCATGCTGGGTTCGATTTTACACAATCCCCCGCAGCAAGGCTTTACGACCGCGCCGGTCAGACCACTGGTCGCCCAGATACCCGCGGACGACCTGCCCCCGTTCGGCCCGAGACAGCGATCCGAGTTCGCCAGTACACAGCCAACGCACGTCGGCCCGCCGGGCAACCGCGGCGACTCGTTTCGCGAGTCGGACCGCGAGTGGGGAAGCGACGACGAGGGACGGTTCCGGCCCCACACGGGCCGCGAACACCGGCCCGCCATTTTTCATCGGCCGAACACCGGCGTCGTGGAGAGCCCGAAGAATCGAGCCGCACCGGCGCAGCAAGTTGCGCCGCTCCGCTGGGTCGTCGGCCCGTTGCCTGGCGAGAGTAGCGACGGGGACCGTTTCGGGTGCCGGGTCGTACAGCACGAACGATTCGGCCCGCGTCGCGGACGTCAACCGCTGGCCGAACGCGAGTAACTTGGGGGCCGGAATTCCGTAGCGGTCCAGGTGGAACAGAATGCGCGCGGCCGTCGCCCCCGGCGACCGCCACGGGCGCTCCCGCACCGCGGCGACAGCCCGAGCAACTGGTTCAACCGAATCAAACCGTGCCAGCATTCCCCGCCGGCCGCCGGGGAACGTGACCCATTCCTGCGGGACTGCTTCAGGAGCCGTTTCGGACGGATAGAACGGCGCACACACGGCCGGCGTCGGCCATACGTCGGCGAGATCGGGCACCACGCAGACGGCTTCGCCCGCCAGCCAAACCAGGCGGCCCGGGTTGCGTCCGGTCGTGCCGGTCCGTTGATCGCGGACTGATGAGCGGGCTCGAAGGTATTTGGCGCGTGCCAGAATCGCGCGGACGAACAACCCGAAACGGGGGGCGTCGGCGGTCGTGCCTCGCATGACTCGCCGGTACGCCCAGACGAATCGGAGGCGTTCGCGTGGGTCGGCCAGGGCGTCGGGCAGGGTCGCATGGAGGAGCGCGAGTTGCCGCACCCGGTCGGCGTCCGTGATCGCCCCCGGAACCCCGGCAGACTGCCAGTCGACGAGCGTGACGGCGAGCGATTTCCAATTTACGAACACGTGCTTGGCCGCGAGTTCGGGCGTCCCGAACCCGCAAGCGTGTAATTCGGCGATCGTCCGCCCGGCCCGGGTCGCGAGGTCGCGCCGGTCGTCCGCCGACAGGGTGCTTTCACCCAGAACCGTGCGCAGTTCCGCCCCGGGTAGCTCGTCCACGATGAGAAAGCCGCGCCCCGCTCCGTCTTCTCCGTAGGCCAGCCATTGCGGACCGAGGTGACCAGCTTCTTCCAGTCGCCGCAAGGTCATGGCCTCGCGTTCGGACCGGGCCACCGGTCCGAACCCCGCGAACCGATTCTTTACCCGGGTTCGCAAGCCGATGACGTGTTCGCGCTTGACGTACACGACCCGGCGGGCGTCACCCGAACGCAGTTCGACCCGCGCGACGTGCCGGTCCGGGTGGCCGCAAACGACCTCGCCGCGGAGGGCAAGGGCGGCGGCCGGCGAGCTCACGCCGACCCGGCGCAAGAACCGCTCGTACCGGGGGTGAAAGGTGATGAAGCCCCCGTCGGAAGCGGGAAGTGGTTCTTCCCGCTGTCCTCCAACGAGGTGAGACGAGGTTAGTCCCGCGACCAACTTCTCTTCACGTTTCCCTTCCTCGGTCGCCGGTGGCGGCGCGTCATGCGCCGGTGCGGGGTCGAGCAGGCGGAACAGGCTAACCGGCATGGCGGCGCTCCTGGTGAGATTCATCCTTGAACGTCTGGAGCAATCGCTCGGCCGCCGAGAAGACCTCGACCGCCGAGAGTTCGGTCATGCAGCGGTGGTGCCCGAGCGGGCAGACGCGCTGTTGGCACGGGCCGCACGGCACCGGCTTCTGCAGGTGGACAGCCTTCGCGAAATGCGTTTCGGTCCACGCAATGTGCGTCGGACCGAACAGACTGACCACCGGCACGTCGAACGCGCCCGCGAAGTGCCGCGGGCCGCTGTCGGTGGTCACCAACAGGGACAACCGCCGCACGACCGCTTTTGTCAGCCCGAGCGAAAGCGGCACATCGGCAAGCGCGACCACGCCGGGGCGGCCGGCGGTCGCCGCGATCTCGCGGGCGATCTCGCGCTCGGTCGGCCCGCACAGGACGACGACTCCCGCGCCGCGCCGGTCGACCAGTGCCCGCGCGAGATCCGCGAAAGCCGCCGTCGGCCAGTGCTTGGCCGCCCCGAACGCCCCGCCGGGATTCAGCCCGACGACCTCACGGTAACGGGGCAGACCGAACCGCGCCCAAACGCCGTCGGCGGCGAGTTCGTCCGCCGGGGTCGTGAACAGCTCCATCCGGTATCCCGGGTCGGGCACGCCCAGCTGTTCGACGAGTCGATTGTAATCGTCGATCACCGGTGTCGGCTTGGGTCGCCCGAGTCGATCGCGAGCAGGATATAGCCGGCGACTCAGCAGGGTGTCGCGGAAGTAGCGGGCGAAGCCGACGACCGTGTCGCACCCGCCGACGCGGGCGAGCAGCGCGGCGCGGAATGAGTTCGGGAACAAAACGGCGGCGTCTGCACCCGCATCGCGGAGGCGACCGGCCACGGCAGCGAATCGCTGTGCGGGCGGTCCCTTCTTCTCAAAAAGAATCGTCTCGTCGAACCAGGGCGCGCCGGCCAGCGTGTCCGCCACGTAGGGCTTGCACACCGCGAGCAGGCGGGCGTCCCGGAAGTGCGCGCGGACCGCCCGGATGGCGGGCGTGGCCATCACCACATCACCAATCCAGTTCGGCAGAAACAGCGCGATCGACCGCATTCAGTCACTTCCCTCTTCCCGCTCGGAACGGTCTTCCTCATTCTCTCCGCGCGGCAGTTTCGCCACGACCTCGCGTAGCCGCCCGCGGAACGCCTCTTCGCCGTCCAGAAAACGCATCCCCACCCGCACCGCACGGACCACGTGCCCGCCAAGTTCGGAGACGCGGAGTTTTACGAAGTCCTTCTGCGTCGTGGCGATCGTCGCGTCGGGCGGCAGGCGCCCGGCCCACGCGCGAAGGTCTTCCACGTCCTCGCGAGTGTACGCATGGTGGTCCGGAAACGTGCGGAACGCGGCCACGCTCGCGCCGAGGTCGGTGAGCGTCCGATGGAACGCCTCCGGGTTGCCAATGCCGCAGAATGCGCCGACCGCTTTCCCCCGCAGGCTTTCGACCGGTTCCACAACGCCGTCCGCGCCGACCAGTTCCACCGGGGCGTGGACGGCGGTCGCGACCGGCGTGTCCGGGAATCGGCGGCCCAGCCAGTCACGTTGCCGCGCGACCGAATCGGCCCCCGCCTGGTCCGCGCGGGTGAGCACGATTACCCCA from the Fimbriiglobus ruber genome contains:
- a CDS encoding lipopolysaccharide kinase InaA family protein is translated as MTPTTPIAGTVSPDFATPWRRLARGRSVVHSDPDWDALAGAGWVARIMSEEVTDRAHAKQGRSIGRWTLTRGGRTLVVYLKRHYVLPRRLGLLAALFPSQPWSPGLEEWRNLAWAQANGIPVPRTAAVGELRGPWGRLQSFLATEELTDMLPLHEAIPRARDRMPAEAFVTWKRGLLAELARLSREFHRRGAFHQDLYLCHFYVADADIGRSPTEWAGRVVVIDFHRLAHRKIWAWWWQAKDLGQLLYSTFDVPGVTDDDRRRFWALYRGGDWSGSSPPPEWVARVARRRARRYEQHNAKVRARIAG
- a CDS encoding glycosyltransferase family 4 protein, which encodes MDIALCYESVLPSRGGAETYIGDLARRLARDGHAVHLYACRWDAAALPAATHYHRLDVPKGPRFRRPWLFAAACAEALTHARHDVSVGFDKTWGQDVLYPQGGLHAASRHHNLLKFDSRIARIVAAAGKLFDPAAWSFAELERKQYLGPKKPLIVVNSRMVRGHFEQFYGVAPDTLRVVHSAIDPLRFVAEDRPKRRQAERDTWGVSPDEPVGLFVAMNYRLKGLAPLIRAVAAVPRNRRFRIAVVGHPKFAKYERLARRLGVGDRLLFLGFRSDPKDAYFAADFLVHPTFYDPCSLVALEALACGLPVITTRYNGASELLTVPATGFVIDDPHDAQAFAAVIDQVLDPGYRRSASQAARYAANHWTFEQHYRALLDVFGEIRAAKRAA
- the waaF gene encoding lipopolysaccharide heptosyltransferase II; its protein translation is MRSIALFLPNWIGDVVMATPAIRAVRAHFRDARLLAVCKPYVADTLAGAPWFDETILFEKKGPPAQRFAAVAGRLRDAGADAAVLFPNSFRAALLARVGGCDTVVGFARYFRDTLLSRRLYPARDRLGRPKPTPVIDDYNRLVEQLGVPDPGYRMELFTTPADELAADGVWARFGLPRYREVVGLNPGGAFGAAKHWPTAAFADLARALVDRRGAGVVVLCGPTEREIAREIAATAGRPGVVALADVPLSLGLTKAVVRRLSLLVTTDSGPRHFAGAFDVPVVSLFGPTHIAWTETHFAKAVHLQKPVPCGPCQQRVCPLGHHRCMTELSAVEVFSAAERLLQTFKDESHQERRHAG
- a CDS encoding phosphotransferase codes for the protein MPVSLFRLLDPAPAHDAPPPATEEGKREEKLVAGLTSSHLVGGQREEPLPASDGGFITFHPRYERFLRRVGVSSPAAALALRGEVVCGHPDRHVARVELRSGDARRVVYVKREHVIGLRTRVKNRFAGFGPVARSEREAMTLRRLEEAGHLGPQWLAYGEDGAGRGFLIVDELPGAELRTVLGESTLSADDRRDLATRAGRTIAELHACGFGTPELAAKHVFVNWKSLAVTLVDWQSAGVPGAITDADRVRQLALLHATLPDALADPRERLRFVWAYRRVMRGTTADAPRFGLFVRAILARAKYLRARSSVRDQRTGTTGRNPGRLVWLAGEAVCVVPDLADVWPTPAVCAPFYPSETAPEAVPQEWVTFPGGRRGMLARFDSVEPVARAVAAVRERPWRSPGATAARILFHLDRYGIPAPKLLAFGQRLTSATRAESFVLYDPAPETVPVATLARQRADDPAERRNLLRRCGSILRALHDAGVRPMKNGGPVFAARVGPEPSLVVASPLAVRLAKRVAAVARRADVRWLCTGELGSLSRAERGQVVRGYLGDQWSDRRGRKALLRGIV